TTGAGAAATGAAAATGGTTTCATAGCATCAGTTATGAGTGGGGATGTATCACTTAGGGCAAAGAGTTAAGTTTATCATTATCCATTTTCAATTTTTAATTATTCATTGAGTTTGGGAGATTTTCTATGTCAGATCGTGTGCTCACCATTGATATTGGCAATACCAATGTTGTGATGGGGATTTTTAAAGATTCTCATGTTCCCGTAGAGTTTTGGAGAATTAATACCGTTAAAAAGGATGCTGATTTTTATCTTAAGAGCCTTCCCGAAAGTTTTAAAGAGCAGAAGGGGATTAAGGGAATTGTTCTCGCCTCGGTTGTTCCTGAACTTTCTCAAGTTTTTGAATCTCTTTGCGAAACTCTTTTTAAAATCAAACCCCTGATTGTCTCTAGCGATCTCGATATTGGACTCAAAATTTTGTACAAAAACCCTCACCAGGTTGGAACAGACCGCATTGCCAATGCGGTTGGGGTCCGCGAATATTATGGAACGCCAGCGATTGTGATCGATTTTGGAACGGCCGTGACTTTTGATGTGATTTCCTTCGGAGGGGAATATCTGGGAGGCGTGATTCTTCCTGGAATGGGACTTAGCCGTGATATTTTGCATGAACGAACAGCGCTTTTACCCTGGGTCAATATTGTCAAACCCCATGAGGTGTTAGGACGAGACACCCAATCGGCGATTCAATCAGGAATTTATTGGGGCTTTGTCGGGATGGTCAAATTTTTGCTTAAAAGGCTAAAATCTGAGGTTTTTCCTGGTTTTGAAACAGATGTCAAGGTAGTTGCAACCGGTGGGTACGTTTCCTACTTTTTAGCAGACCTTGAAGAAGTTCAGTCCTTTGATTCTAATCTCACGCTGAAGGGACTAAAAGAAATTTATAGGATTCTTGAGAAGAAGTAAGTTTTTGACATACAAATTTGATTTCCCTTTGCTATGAAAGTTAGGCTCGTTTTGTAGTCGCCCCATTTATGGGGCCGTTGCGTGGACTGCCCGATGAATCGGGCGACTACAAGAAAAGCATGATGGGGAGAACTTTCGTTGCACACGATGATCTCGAAGGACCATTTTTCGCAATTACTCTCCTTTTTTCCTACCCAGATTTTTGATAGAAAAAGAGCGAATTCTTTTGACCTTTAACCCCTTAAATGTGTCTAAATTAATGGGTTGAACTGTCTTTTTTTCAATACATCTCTTCCTTTCGGGAAAAGTTATGAAATTTGTTCAAAAACTAACCAGCCTTTTGCTGTGTTTGTCATTTATTTCTTATGACATTCAAACAAGCTTTTGCCAAATGAGTGAATATCCTCAACTCATTGGTATTCAGGCTATTAAGAAAAATTATTGCTCTCTTCAACCCTCTCATTTTTTAGAT
The window above is part of the Chlamydiota bacterium genome. Proteins encoded here:
- a CDS encoding type III pantothenate kinase; this translates as MSDRVLTIDIGNTNVVMGIFKDSHVPVEFWRINTVKKDADFYLKSLPESFKEQKGIKGIVLASVVPELSQVFESLCETLFKIKPLIVSSDLDIGLKILYKNPHQVGTDRIANAVGVREYYGTPAIVIDFGTAVTFDVISFGGEYLGGVILPGMGLSRDILHERTALLPWVNIVKPHEVLGRDTQSAIQSGIYWGFVGMVKFLLKRLKSEVFPGFETDVKVVATGGYVSYFLADLEEVQSFDSNLTLKGLKEIYRILEKK